The following are from one region of the Cervus canadensis isolate Bull #8, Minnesota chromosome 23, ASM1932006v1, whole genome shotgun sequence genome:
- the LOC122425799 gene encoding actin-related protein 3-like: MAGWLPACVVDCGTGYTKLGYAGNTEPQFIIPSCIAVKESAKVGDQAQRRVMKGVDDLDFFIGDEAIEKPTYATKWPIRHGIVEDWDLMERFMEQVIFKYLRAEPEDHYFLLTEPPLNTPENREYTAEIMFESFNVPGLYIAVQAFLALAASWTSRQVGGGTLTAMVIDSGDGVTHVIPVAEGYVIGSCIKHIPIAGRDITYFIQQLLRDREVGIPPEQSLETAKAVKERYSYVCPDLVKEFNKYDTDGSKWIKQYTGINAISKKEFSIDAVYERFLGPDFFFHPEFANPDFTQPISEVVDEVIQNCPIDVRRPLYKNIVLSGGSTMFRDFGRRLQRDLKRTVDARLKLSEELSGGRLKPKPIDVQVITHHMQRYAVWFGGSMLASTPEFYHVCHTKKDYEEIGPSICHHNPVFGVMS, encoded by the coding sequence ATGGCGGGATGGCTGCCGGCCTGTGTGGTGGACTGTGGCACGGGGTATACAAAACTAGGATATGCTGGAAATACGGAACCACAGTTTATCATCCCTTCCTGTATTGCTGTTAAGGAGTCAGCAAAAGTGGGCGATCAAGCTCAAAGGAGGGTGATGAAAGGTGTTGATGACCTAGACTTCTTCATTGGTGATGAAGCAATAGAAAAACCTACATATGCAACAAAGTGGCCAATCCGCCATGGTATAGTTGAAGATTGGGATTTGATGGAAAGGTTTATGGAGCAAgtgatctttaaatatttaagggCAGAACCTGAagatcattattttcttttgactgAACCTCCACTGAATACTCCAGAAAACAGGGAATATACTGCTGAAATAATGTTTGAGTCCTTCAACGTTCCTGGCTTGTACATTGCTGTGCAGGCCTTTCTAGCCTTAGCTGCATCTTGGACCTCCAGACAAGTAGGAGGAGGGACGTTGACCGCTATGGTAATAGACAGTGGAGATGGTGTCACTCATGTCATCCCTGTGGCTGAAGGGTATGTGATTGGCAGCTGTATTAAGCACATTCCAATCGCAGGACGAGatataacatattttattcaGCAATTGTTGAGAGACCGAGAAGTAGGAATTCCTCCAGAACAATCCTTGGAAACTGCTAAGGCAGTGAAGGAGCGCTATAGTTATGTCTGCCCAGACTTAGTAAAAGAATTTAACAAATATGATACAGATGGATCAAAGTGGATTAAACAGTATACTGGAATCAATGCTATCTCAAAGAAAGAGTTTTCCATTGATGCTGTATATGAGAGATTCTTGggacctgactttttttttcatccagAGTTTGCTAACCCAGACTTTACCCAGCCTATCTCAGAAGTTGTAGATGAAGTAATTCAGAATTGTCCTATTGATGTCAGACGTCCTCTCTACAAGAATATTGTCCTCTCCGGAGGTTCAACCATGTTCAGGGACTTTGGACGTCGCTTGCAAAGAGATTTGAAAAGAACTGTAGATGCCAGACTGAAATTAAGTGAGGAATTGAGTGGTGGTAGATTGAAGCCAAAACCTATTGATGTACAAGTCATTACACACCACATGCAACGATATGCAGTTTGGTTTGGAGGATCTATGCTGGCTTCCACACCTGAGTTCTACCACGTATGCCACACCAAAAAGGATTATGAAGAAATTGGACCTAGCATTTGTCATCACAATCCAGTGTTTGGAGTCATGTCGTAA